The Prosthecobacter sp. genome has a segment encoding these proteins:
- a CDS encoding DUF6580 family putative transport protein, whose protein sequence is MTTSDPHRITKAFLLPLLLVLAASAFRFAKLKGLVTIDFLENFSPWMALAFTGTLVFPKRVSFLLIPLLLVVIGISATGIKDVMHWEAVAVYGCFGLAAWLAARSRGQMGLVSSLLSVVGCSLAFFIITNTVSWMADPVYAKSLAGWLQALTTGTPGLPPTTWFLRQSLISDLVFSCLLLAAYNTEASLRRRQAIPFLRAAAV, encoded by the coding sequence ATGACCACATCTGACCCACATCGCATCACCAAAGCCTTCCTGCTGCCGCTTCTTCTGGTGCTTGCCGCCTCAGCCTTTCGTTTCGCGAAGCTGAAAGGGCTCGTGACCATCGACTTCCTGGAAAACTTCAGTCCTTGGATGGCTCTGGCTTTCACCGGCACGCTGGTTTTCCCCAAGCGCGTTTCCTTCCTGCTCATCCCGCTTCTGCTGGTGGTCATCGGCATCAGTGCCACGGGGATCAAAGACGTGATGCATTGGGAGGCGGTGGCGGTGTACGGCTGCTTTGGTCTCGCCGCGTGGCTGGCGGCTCGCTCTCGCGGTCAGATGGGTCTGGTTTCCAGTCTGCTGAGCGTTGTGGGCTGCTCGCTGGCCTTCTTCATAATCACCAACACCGTTTCCTGGATGGCCGATCCCGTTTACGCGAAATCCCTCGCTGGCTGGCTCCAGGCGCTGACCACCGGCACGCCCGGCCTGCCGCCCACGACCTGGTTCCTGCGCCAGTCGCTCATCAGTGACCTCGTCTTCTCCTGCCTGCTGCTGGCCGCCTACAACACCGAGGCGTCCTTGCGCCGCCGGCAGGCCATTCCGTTCCTTCGCGCCGCCGCTGTATGA
- a CDS encoding c-type cytochrome domain-containing protein, with protein sequence MIIRFLPALFVVTACSLVPASKGGREQYFLTQVKPVLQQHCVACHNGTLPPPSLNLSSKTAAFTRSASGRDYILPGDPDCSLLISAVQRGGTHPKMMPRTEVSLTEDQIGMLREWIEDGAYWPEGESGTLRAQKSRENP encoded by the coding sequence ATGATCATTCGCTTCCTTCCTGCGCTCTTCGTCGTCACCGCCTGCTCGCTGGTTCCTGCCAGCAAGGGCGGGCGCGAGCAATACTTCCTCACTCAGGTCAAACCTGTGCTCCAGCAGCACTGCGTCGCCTGCCACAACGGAACCCTGCCGCCGCCCTCGCTCAATCTCTCAAGCAAAACCGCCGCCTTCACACGCAGCGCCAGCGGACGCGACTACATCCTGCCCGGCGACCCCGATTGCAGTTTGCTTATCAGCGCCGTGCAACGCGGCGGCACTCATCCCAAAATGATGCCCCGCACCGAAGTCAGCCTCACCGAGGATCAGATCGGCATGCTGCGTGAATGGATCGAAGACGGCGCGTATTGGCCCGAAGGAGAAAGTGGAACACTTCGTGCGCAAAAGAGCCGCGAGAATCCGTGA
- the moeB gene encoding molybdopterin-synthase adenylyltransferase MoeB, producing MSDLTPDELRRYARHLAIPEFGIEGQRKLKAARVLCIGAGGLGSPITMYLAAAGVGGLGLVDPDVVEITNLQRQILFGQKDIGRKKLDAARERLLDINPHLDVQVYPELFTASNAMRIAADYDVIIDGTDNFPTRYLSNDVAVWLRKPNVYGSILRFDGQVGVFAPHLGAPCYRCMCPQPPPPGLVPSCAEGGVLGVLPGLIGTMQALEAIKIITGIGQPLLGKLLHVDTLSMRFRTLTLRRDPDCPVCGDKPTITQPIDYEGFCGLSKEPTTASDVPAMTVHELKELRDAGDNHFLLDVREPHELAISRIDGATLIPLGELENRTAELPRGRRILVHCKSGGRSARAVSKLRELGFDDVWNISGGIIAWAREIDPTMAEY from the coding sequence ATGTCCGATCTCACCCCCGACGAACTGCGCCGCTATGCACGGCACCTTGCGATTCCCGAATTCGGGATTGAGGGGCAGCGCAAGCTGAAGGCCGCGCGGGTGCTCTGCATCGGGGCAGGGGGGCTGGGATCGCCGATCACGATGTATCTCGCGGCGGCGGGTGTCGGCGGACTGGGGCTGGTTGATCCTGATGTGGTCGAGATCACCAATTTGCAGCGCCAGATTCTCTTCGGGCAGAAAGACATCGGTCGCAAAAAGCTCGACGCTGCCCGCGAGCGCCTGCTCGACATCAATCCGCACCTCGACGTGCAGGTTTACCCGGAGCTGTTCACTGCGTCCAACGCCATGCGCATCGCGGCGGACTACGACGTGATCATTGATGGCACGGACAATTTCCCCACGCGCTACCTCAGCAACGACGTGGCCGTCTGGCTGCGCAAACCGAACGTGTATGGCAGCATCCTGCGCTTCGACGGCCAGGTGGGCGTCTTTGCGCCTCATCTCGGCGCACCGTGCTACCGCTGCATGTGCCCGCAACCGCCGCCGCCCGGTTTGGTGCCGTCTTGTGCTGAAGGTGGTGTTCTTGGTGTGCTGCCCGGCCTCATCGGCACGATGCAGGCCTTGGAGGCCATCAAAATCATCACCGGCATCGGCCAGCCATTGCTCGGGAAGCTGCTGCACGTCGATACGCTTAGCATGCGCTTCCGCACGCTCACCCTGCGCCGCGATCCCGACTGCCCTGTCTGCGGTGACAAACCCACCATCACCCAACCCATCGACTACGAAGGCTTCTGCGGCCTTTCCAAAGAGCCCACGACTGCCTCCGATGTTCCCGCCATGACCGTTCACGAACTCAAAGAACTCCGCGATGCCGGAGACAACCATTTCCTCCTCGACGTGCGCGAACCGCACGAGCTGGCCATCAGCCGCATCGATGGTGCCACCTTGATCCCCCTTGGTGAGCTCGAAAACCGTACTGCCGAGCTTCCGCGTGGCAGGCGCATCCTCGTCCACTGCAAAAGTGGCGGACGCAGTGCCCGTGCTGTCAGCAAATTGCGCGAACTCGGCTTCGACGACGTCTGGAACATCTCCGGCGGCATCATTGCGTGGGCGCGTGAGATTGACCCGACAATGGCTGAATACTGA
- a CDS encoding aspartate aminotransferase family protein, producing MGKEFSITPQTVPHVETKHRRICTPLPHPDSVATLEKLRHFEPQSMRGMPPIVWDKAQDIYIFDKYGNQWLDWSSGVLVTNAGHAAPEICKAMIDQINSGLIHNYVFPSEERAEAVELLASVAPEGLKKVFLLSTGSEATECAIKLSRAHGIKVGGKAKIGIVGFTRGFHGRTLASQQAGGMAGQKAWIVNEDPAIINAPFPDGYWTTDTSFDTFLKTIADRGLTADNIAGVIIESYQGVGPDFAPVEYVQKLRAWCDAHNVVLTFDEVQAGFGRTGKFWAFEHYGVSPDIICCGKGISSGMPISAVLGREHIMDQFPPGSMTSTHTGNPICCAAVVANIRKLLDEDLTGNAARLGPILYARCKAIQARHPKVFGNVTGTGLVAGMQTIKPGTKDPDHDLAHRIIELCYQRGLLLFAPVGAWGQTVKICPPLTVTKEALEEACDVLDTAVDDAIRER from the coding sequence ATGGGCAAAGAATTCAGCATCACACCACAGACGGTTCCGCACGTCGAAACGAAACATCGCCGCATCTGCACGCCGCTGCCGCATCCTGACTCCGTCGCCACGTTGGAGAAGCTGCGGCACTTTGAACCGCAGTCCATGCGCGGCATGCCGCCCATCGTTTGGGACAAGGCGCAGGACATCTACATCTTCGACAAATACGGCAACCAGTGGCTCGACTGGAGCAGCGGCGTGCTCGTGACCAATGCCGGCCACGCCGCGCCGGAGATTTGCAAAGCGATGATCGACCAGATCAACAGCGGCCTCATTCACAACTACGTCTTCCCCAGCGAGGAACGCGCCGAAGCCGTCGAACTGCTCGCCTCGGTTGCGCCGGAAGGTTTGAAGAAGGTCTTCCTGCTCAGCACCGGCAGCGAGGCCACGGAGTGCGCGATCAAATTGAGCCGCGCGCATGGCATCAAGGTCGGTGGCAAAGCGAAGATCGGTATTGTCGGCTTCACGCGTGGCTTCCATGGCCGCACGCTCGCCAGCCAGCAGGCGGGCGGCATGGCGGGGCAGAAGGCGTGGATTGTCAATGAAGATCCGGCCATCATCAACGCGCCGTTCCCCGATGGTTATTGGACGACGGACACGAGCTTCGACACTTTCCTCAAAACCATCGCCGATCGCGGCCTCACCGCCGACAACATCGCCGGGGTCATCATCGAGAGCTATCAGGGCGTCGGCCCTGACTTCGCGCCGGTCGAGTACGTGCAGAAACTCCGCGCCTGGTGCGATGCACATAATGTCGTGCTCACCTTTGACGAAGTGCAGGCCGGTTTTGGCCGCACCGGCAAGTTCTGGGCCTTCGAGCACTATGGTGTCTCGCCCGACATCATCTGCTGCGGCAAAGGCATCAGCAGCGGCATGCCGATCTCGGCGGTGCTTGGCCGCGAGCACATCATGGACCAGTTCCCGCCCGGCAGCATGACCAGCACGCACACCGGCAATCCCATCTGCTGCGCCGCTGTCGTCGCCAACATCCGCAAACTGCTCGACGAAGACCTCACCGGCAATGCCGCCCGTCTCGGCCCCATCCTGTATGCTCGCTGCAAAGCCATCCAGGCCCGCCATCCGAAAGTCTTCGGCAACGTCACCGGCACCGGTCTCGTCGCTGGAATGCAGACCATCAAACCTGGCACCAAAGACCCGGATCACGATCTGGCGCATCGCATCATCGAGCTGTGCTACCAGCGAGGCCTGCTGCTCTTTGCCCCCGTCGGTGCCTGGGGCCAGACCGTCAAAATCTGCCCGCCGCTGACTGTCACGAAAGAGGCCCTCGAAGAAGCGTGCGATGTGCTAGACACGGCGGTGGATGATGCCATTCGAGAAAGATAA
- a CDS encoding TatD family hydrolase has translation MNYIEPHGHMVSRTTDDYERMALAGCQAICEPAFWAGFDRASADGFYDYFRQITEYEPKRAAKFGIQHYCWLCINPKEAEDLKLAEDVIALIPQFINKPGVLGIGEIGLNKNSRNELKIFEQHVQVAQDHDQLVLIHTPHLEDKLKGTHLIVDALKNFPKIKPERVIIDHVEEHTIDHVLDHGFWAGITLYPESKCTPNRAIDMLEHRHAERIWMNSACDWGISDPLAVPKTMQAMRQRGWSTEMIQRVAWDNPRVFMGQCEKFKL, from the coding sequence ATGAACTACATCGAACCCCACGGCCACATGGTCAGCCGCACCACGGATGACTACGAACGCATGGCCCTCGCAGGTTGCCAGGCCATTTGCGAACCCGCCTTCTGGGCCGGCTTTGACCGCGCCAGCGCCGATGGCTTCTATGATTACTTCCGCCAGATCACCGAGTACGAGCCGAAACGTGCCGCCAAATTCGGCATCCAGCACTACTGCTGGCTGTGCATCAATCCGAAGGAAGCGGAGGATTTGAAGCTCGCTGAAGATGTCATCGCACTGATCCCACAGTTCATCAACAAACCGGGAGTGCTGGGCATCGGCGAGATCGGTCTGAACAAGAACAGCCGCAACGAGCTGAAAATCTTCGAGCAGCATGTGCAGGTGGCGCAGGACCACGACCAGCTCGTGCTCATCCACACACCGCATTTGGAAGACAAGCTCAAGGGCACGCACCTGATCGTCGATGCGCTGAAAAACTTCCCCAAGATCAAGCCCGAGCGCGTCATCATCGACCATGTCGAGGAGCACACCATCGACCATGTGCTCGATCACGGCTTCTGGGCCGGAATCACGCTCTATCCCGAGAGCAAATGCACGCCGAACCGCGCCATCGACATGCTGGAGCACCGCCACGCGGAGCGCATCTGGATGAACAGCGCCTGCGACTGGGGCATCAGCGATCCCCTCGCCGTGCCGAAAACGATGCAAGCCATGCGCCAGCGCGGCTGGAGCACGGAGATGATCCAACGCGTCGCCTGGGACAACCCTCGCGTCTTCATGGGGCAGTGTGAGAAGTTTAAATTGTGA
- a CDS encoding spermidine/putrescine ABC transporter substrate-binding protein: protein MKKFLLLALLAAGARAETLHLYTWADYISPDVVKQFEKQHVCKVVIDTFDSNEGMYAKLKAGASGYDIIVPTAYMIQVMHAQGMLQDLDHTLLPNLKHIDPSLLARLPDKAMQHSVPYTLGYAVVAVRKDKLKDAEASWALFDRAALAGRVTLLDDMRESIGAALKFLGHSINTRDEAQLAAARDVLIRWKKNIARFDNEGYKAGIDSAEFLLVHGYSGDLFQVQSENPKVDILIPREGVTISCDEMVIPKGAKQSALAHALINHLLDPAVAAENMEWMGYLCPNLEALKKVSPEFLQNPAIRIPEDVKAKSEVIEDLGPDLAKYTKVWDVVKAAR, encoded by the coding sequence ATGAAGAAGTTTTTGCTCCTTGCACTGCTGGCGGCGGGCGCCCGTGCTGAAACGCTGCATCTTTACACCTGGGCCGATTACATCAGCCCCGACGTGGTGAAGCAGTTCGAAAAACAGCACGTCTGCAAGGTGGTCATCGACACCTTCGACTCGAACGAAGGCATGTATGCAAAGCTCAAGGCGGGGGCTTCAGGCTACGACATCATCGTTCCCACCGCCTACATGATTCAGGTCATGCATGCTCAGGGCATGCTGCAGGATCTCGACCACACCCTGCTGCCGAACCTCAAACACATCGATCCCTCCCTGCTTGCCAGGCTGCCGGACAAAGCCATGCAGCACAGCGTGCCCTACACGCTCGGCTATGCGGTCGTTGCTGTGCGCAAGGACAAGCTCAAGGACGCAGAAGCCTCATGGGCGCTCTTCGATCGCGCAGCACTAGCCGGACGAGTCACGTTGCTCGATGACATGCGCGAAAGCATCGGCGCGGCGCTCAAATTTCTCGGCCATAGCATCAACACGCGCGATGAGGCCCAGCTCGCCGCCGCACGTGACGTGCTCATCCGCTGGAAGAAAAACATCGCCCGCTTCGACAACGAAGGTTACAAGGCCGGCATCGACTCCGCCGAATTTCTCCTCGTTCATGGCTACAGCGGCGATCTGTTCCAGGTGCAGAGCGAGAACCCCAAAGTGGACATCCTCATCCCACGCGAAGGCGTCACCATCAGTTGCGATGAAATGGTCATTCCGAAAGGCGCCAAACAGTCCGCTCTCGCCCATGCTCTGATCAATCACCTCCTCGATCCCGCCGTGGCCGCCGAAAACATGGAGTGGATGGGCTATCTCTGCCCCAACCTCGAAGCGCTGAAAAAAGTCAGCCCTGAGTTCCTGCAAAACCCCGCCATCCGCATTCCCGAGGACGTGAAGGCGAAAAGCGAGGTCATTGAAGATCTCGGACCCGATCTCGCGAAATACACCAAGGTGTGGGATGTCGTCAAAGCCGCGCGCTAG
- a CDS encoding TIGR00730 family Rossman fold protein, which produces MPAPTLLDREPESGTAMTSAPVTPVTHVSPAEIRADEQFCSKLEDRALLSGPNRRLRDLQLLWSVAKDFMRGFRALHFAGPCITVFGSARFDENHRYYKLARDMGAAIAKMGFTVMTGGGPGIMEAANRGAKDAGGRSIGCNIRLPFEQSHNPYLDRWVTMEHFFVRKTLLIKYSYGFIIMPGGFGTMDEMFEALTLIQTKKLKSFPIVIMGSDFWPEMRQFMEHMLKGATISPEDLDLIKWTDSVDEAVAHLQEKAVKQFGLRRDRVPQSSPLLGEKTLEGTA; this is translated from the coding sequence ATGCCTGCTCCCACTCTCCTTGACCGGGAACCCGAATCCGGAACTGCGATGACCAGCGCCCCCGTCACTCCCGTCACCCATGTCTCGCCGGCGGAAATTCGCGCGGATGAGCAATTCTGCAGCAAACTCGAAGATCGCGCGTTGCTCAGTGGCCCCAACCGACGCCTGCGCGATCTGCAACTGCTCTGGAGCGTGGCAAAGGACTTCATGCGCGGCTTCCGAGCACTGCATTTCGCCGGCCCCTGCATCACCGTGTTCGGTTCCGCCCGTTTCGATGAAAACCACCGCTACTACAAGCTGGCGCGGGACATGGGAGCCGCGATTGCAAAGATGGGCTTCACCGTCATGACCGGTGGCGGCCCGGGCATCATGGAAGCGGCGAATCGTGGCGCAAAAGATGCTGGTGGGCGCAGCATCGGCTGCAACATCCGGCTGCCCTTTGAACAAAGCCACAATCCTTATCTCGACCGCTGGGTGACGATGGAACATTTCTTCGTGCGAAAAACGCTGCTCATCAAATACAGCTACGGCTTCATCATCATGCCCGGCGGCTTCGGCACGATGGACGAGATGTTCGAGGCTCTCACGCTCATCCAGACGAAGAAGCTGAAAAGCTTCCCCATCGTCATCATGGGCAGTGATTTCTGGCCGGAGATGCGCCAGTTCATGGAGCACATGCTCAAAGGAGCCACGATCAGCCCGGAGGACCTCGACTTGATCAAATGGACCGACTCCGTGGACGAGGCGGTGGCTCACCTTCAGGAAAAAGCCGTGAAGCAGTTCGGCCTGCGCCGCGACCGTGTGCCGCAAAGCAGCCCGCTGCTGGGGGAAAAGACGCTTGAAGGAACAGCTTGA
- a CDS encoding alpha/beta hydrolase — translation MPEHTFTLSNGLKLGYSEYGDPRGEVMFYFHGWPSSHVQGSLFDEPAKKNRIRLICPDRPGIGLSDFQTGRTLLDWPDTLTQLAAHVGADNYHVLGWSGGGPYVLITALKLPKRLLSASIICGAPPLKFLGDRDMFWLYRLMIQLRRCFPTILGTVLSLGGMAAKGSPNKAPLRWLMKLLGVEDRRVLLLPGIYDVVRDATLGALNRGPRSVIADADIYLSEWGFEVSQINFPIHFWHGKQDRNIAWTYTDRIASLIPEATTEWSDIDGHYSMPITHAERILTTALRKETSVSLPGQ, via the coding sequence ATGCCTGAACACACCTTCACCCTCTCGAATGGCCTCAAGCTGGGCTACTCTGAATACGGTGATCCGCGTGGTGAGGTGATGTTCTATTTTCACGGCTGGCCCTCCTCTCATGTGCAGGGATCGCTGTTTGATGAACCGGCGAAAAAGAACCGTATCCGCCTCATCTGCCCCGACCGGCCGGGCATCGGCCTCTCTGATTTCCAAACCGGGCGCACGCTGCTCGACTGGCCGGACACACTGACGCAGCTCGCTGCGCATGTCGGCGCGGACAACTACCATGTGCTCGGCTGGAGCGGCGGCGGGCCCTATGTTCTCATCACCGCCTTGAAACTGCCCAAGCGCCTGCTCTCCGCCTCCATCATCTGCGGAGCGCCACCGCTGAAATTCCTTGGTGATCGCGACATGTTCTGGCTCTACCGGCTCATGATTCAGTTGCGGCGTTGCTTCCCGACGATCCTCGGCACCGTGCTAAGCCTTGGCGGCATGGCCGCCAAAGGATCGCCGAACAAGGCTCCGCTGCGCTGGCTCATGAAGCTGCTCGGTGTGGAAGACCGCCGCGTTCTGCTGCTGCCGGGCATCTACGATGTCGTGCGGGATGCCACCCTGGGTGCTTTGAACCGAGGGCCGCGCAGCGTCATCGCCGACGCGGACATCTACCTCAGCGAGTGGGGCTTCGAGGTCAGCCAGATCAACTTCCCCATTCACTTCTGGCACGGCAAACAGGACCGCAACATCGCCTGGACCTACACGGATCGCATCGCCTCCCTGATTCCTGAAGCCACCACCGAGTGGTCAGACATCGACGGCCACTACTCGATGCCGATCACTCATGCCGAGAGGATTTTGACAACAGCGCTGCGAAAAGAGACGTCCGTATCACTGCCCGGGCAATAG
- a CDS encoding AAA family ATPase has translation MKRKHPTHRNGHCRIVLTGGPGGGKTTAADLFRREIGEKVVLVPEAATMVFSGGFPRSSEPQAIHAAQRAIYEVQRNLEDVQAALYPDRVLLCDRGTVDGAAYWPGEPHHFFAEMGSTLEYELARYDAVIFFESAAVGGMDIEGGNPIRNESMEKAVELDSKLRRLWSRHPKFMLVPHNVSFFKKISFGLAVLDGIVSEMSCKPKRKKR, from the coding sequence ATGAAACGCAAACACCCCACTCATCGGAATGGCCACTGCCGCATCGTTTTGACCGGGGGCCCCGGTGGCGGCAAGACCACGGCGGCCGATTTGTTCCGCCGCGAGATCGGCGAGAAAGTCGTGCTGGTGCCGGAGGCGGCCACGATGGTCTTCAGCGGTGGGTTTCCGCGCTCCTCCGAGCCACAGGCCATCCATGCGGCGCAGCGTGCCATCTACGAGGTGCAGCGCAATCTGGAGGACGTGCAGGCCGCGCTGTACCCTGATCGCGTGCTGCTCTGTGACCGTGGCACGGTGGACGGCGCGGCCTACTGGCCGGGCGAGCCGCACCATTTTTTCGCTGAGATGGGCAGCACGCTGGAGTACGAGCTGGCACGCTATGACGCGGTTATATTTTTTGAGAGTGCCGCGGTCGGCGGCATGGACATCGAAGGTGGCAATCCCATCCGCAACGAGTCGATGGAAAAGGCTGTGGAACTCGATAGCAAACTCCGCAGGCTGTGGTCGCGGCATCCAAAATTCATGCTGGTGCCACACAACGTGTCGTTCTTCAAAAAGATCTCCTTTGGTCTGGCTGTGCTGGACGGGATCGTTTCGGAGATGAGTTGCAAGCCGAAGCGAAAGAAGCGTTGA
- the lpxI gene encoding UDP-2,3-diacylglucosamine diphosphatase LpxI (LpxI, functionally equivalent to LpxH, replaces it in LPS biosynthesis in a minority of bacteria.) — translation MTTQNFENIALIAGNGIYPETFVAAARKAGVKKLVAAAFTNETKPELAGMVDAIEWFRVGQLGKMISFFKKQGVTQTVMVGQIAPKNLFDLRPDLRMLIMLAKLKQRNAETLFGGIANELAKDGITLLPATTFLEDLMPGAGHVAGPQIKKRRQEDAEYGFKIAKESSRLDIGQTVVVKNGTVLAVEAFEGTNEAVKRGGALGRGGATMVKVSKPNQDMRFDVPVVGPETIRTAAGAGVDLIAVEAGMTLILDRVEVLRLCGELKVSVIALA, via the coding sequence ATGACCACCCAAAACTTCGAAAATATCGCCCTCATCGCCGGGAACGGCATTTATCCGGAGACCTTCGTCGCGGCGGCACGGAAAGCGGGTGTGAAGAAGCTCGTCGCGGCGGCGTTCACGAATGAGACGAAGCCGGAGCTCGCGGGCATGGTGGATGCGATCGAGTGGTTCCGCGTTGGGCAGCTAGGGAAGATGATTTCGTTCTTCAAAAAGCAGGGGGTGACACAGACGGTGATGGTGGGCCAGATCGCACCGAAGAACCTCTTCGATCTAAGGCCAGACCTTCGTATGCTCATCATGCTGGCAAAGCTGAAGCAGCGGAACGCCGAGACACTCTTCGGCGGGATCGCGAACGAGCTGGCGAAGGACGGTATCACGCTGCTGCCCGCGACGACATTCCTCGAAGACCTCATGCCCGGCGCAGGGCATGTGGCCGGGCCGCAGATCAAGAAACGCCGCCAAGAGGACGCGGAATACGGGTTCAAGATCGCCAAGGAGAGCAGCCGGCTCGACATCGGACAGACGGTGGTGGTGAAAAACGGCACGGTGCTGGCCGTGGAGGCCTTTGAAGGCACGAACGAGGCTGTGAAGCGCGGCGGAGCCCTCGGACGCGGCGGCGCGACGATGGTCAAGGTTTCGAAGCCGAACCAAGACATGCGCTTCGACGTGCCGGTCGTGGGACCGGAGACGATTCGCACGGCGGCTGGCGCGGGGGTCGATTTGATCGCCGTGGAGGCCGGAATGACGCTGATTTTGGACCGCGTGGAGGTTTTGCGGCTTTGTGGGGAGCTGAAAGTCAGCGTGATCGCCCTGGCGTGA
- a CDS encoding glutaredoxin family protein, whose protein sequence is MIKPVLYVKTGCPWCEEVLEYLDARRIAYEKITVSGNRDAMQAMIDLSGQSKAPTMDWDGEVLADFGVDELVPFLRKKGVAV, encoded by the coding sequence ATGATCAAACCCGTCCTCTATGTCAAAACCGGCTGCCCGTGGTGCGAGGAGGTTCTCGAATACCTCGACGCCCGCCGCATCGCCTATGAAAAAATCACCGTCAGCGGCAATCGCGACGCCATGCAGGCCATGATCGACCTCAGCGGCCAGAGCAAAGCGCCCACCATGGACTGGGACGGTGAAGTCCTCGCCGATTTCGGCGTCGATGAACTAGTCCCCTTCCTGCGCAAAAAAGGCGTCGCTGTTTGA
- a CDS encoding competence/damage-inducible protein A, protein MKVELVNTGTELLLGDTINTNAAWIGQRLAALGIQVTRQTIVPDGAVIRVAIAEAAQRSDVVLVSGGLGPTNDDLTRESTAELLSLEMELNDGVMQHLNEYFAKRSKPVSEATKRQAMVPRGAVVMPNLFGTAPGLYFPAELGAPLGWNTHIFLLPGPPRELKPMVENEVETRLREWLPDGGSRRVLYLKITGVGESDIVEAVEKQLEAITGLDLGYCIRNGDVDVRLAGSQSAVDEAAVIVRAALGDCIVSEDRRIIEEVIVQLLTERGEWLATAESCTGGTIASRVTDVSGSSRVFGHGWVTYANEAKQQHLGVPAELIETHGAVSEEVACAMAEGALKKSGADHAISVTGIAGPTGGTPEKPVGTVWIALASRNAETWAQKRFSPGARDRFKLLTSQAALEMLRRRLMGVALRA, encoded by the coding sequence ATGAAAGTCGAACTCGTCAACACCGGCACGGAACTCCTCCTCGGAGACACCATCAACACCAACGCAGCCTGGATTGGCCAGCGGCTGGCGGCGCTGGGGATTCAGGTGACGCGGCAGACGATCGTACCGGACGGCGCGGTGATTCGCGTGGCGATCGCGGAGGCGGCGCAGCGTTCGGATGTGGTGCTCGTCTCCGGCGGCCTAGGACCCACCAATGATGACCTCACACGTGAATCGACCGCCGAGTTGCTGAGTCTGGAGATGGAACTGAATGACGGCGTGATGCAGCATCTGAACGAGTACTTTGCTAAACGCAGCAAACCAGTGAGTGAGGCGACGAAACGACAGGCGATGGTGCCGCGTGGTGCCGTCGTGATGCCGAATCTGTTTGGCACGGCCCCAGGATTGTATTTCCCGGCGGAACTGGGTGCGCCACTGGGCTGGAACACACACATCTTCCTACTGCCGGGGCCGCCGCGTGAGCTGAAGCCGATGGTGGAGAATGAAGTCGAGACACGCCTGCGCGAATGGCTGCCGGATGGCGGCTCGCGGCGTGTGCTGTATCTCAAAATCACCGGAGTGGGCGAATCGGACATCGTCGAGGCAGTCGAAAAGCAGTTGGAGGCGATCACGGGGCTCGATCTCGGCTACTGCATTCGCAATGGCGATGTGGATGTACGTCTGGCCGGGTCGCAATCGGCGGTGGATGAGGCAGCAGTCATCGTGCGGGCCGCCTTGGGTGATTGCATTGTCTCTGAGGACCGGCGGATTATTGAAGAAGTGATCGTGCAACTGCTCACGGAGCGCGGTGAATGGCTTGCCACCGCAGAATCCTGCACCGGCGGCACGATTGCGAGCCGTGTCACCGATGTGAGCGGCTCTTCGCGCGTGTTTGGCCACGGCTGGGTGACGTATGCGAATGAGGCGAAGCAACAACACCTCGGCGTGCCGGCGGAGTTGATCGAAACGCACGGAGCGGTGAGCGAAGAAGTGGCGTGTGCCATGGCGGAAGGCGCGTTGAAAAAAAGCGGAGCGGATCATGCCATCTCCGTGACCGGCATCGCCGGACCGACGGGCGGCACACCGGAAAAGCCGGTGGGCACGGTGTGGATCGCGCTAGCATCCAGGAATGCCGAGACCTGGGCACAGAAGCGCTTTTCTCCCGGTGCGCGGGATCGTTTCAAATTACTGACTTCGCAAGCAGCGCTGGAGATGCTGCGGCGGCGATTGATGGGGGTCGCACTACGTGCGTGA